The nucleotide window TCATCATCCAGATGCCCTCCTCTGCCAGCAGCTGCTTGAACGTCTCTATGACGGATGTATGGCCCTCCACCTTAGAGAAGGATGATTATGGTGATGCATggttagctttttttaaaaccttatgTTACCAGgggaaataaacaacaactttgtataaataaactCAACAGTTTGTTACATTTGGAGTGCggaagattaaatgttttgtatatcGTTATTATCAGCTAAAACTATTTATAGACCATCTGTGTATTGTAATGCTCCCAAACCTTAGGCTCATTGTCCATGAGTGTGATTAGATACTTTAAACTGGCGTTTTATGTTACTTTTGGACTCATGGTTTACTTCTTGCTGAACGGCCTTTTAGCACATATCAGTGTATGAATTGTTTCTCTGTGGATTACAACTTTCACAGACTTCAGTTTGAAACTTCACAGTGTCTTTTACTTTGGTTCTGAGGTTAATATGAAGATTTAACACTAAATCTTATGACACAGTTCATCCTTGTGATACAGAACCCATCTCTGTCCTGAATGTTACGTTTCTCATGGCAGAGCTCTCTGTACAGCAATAGAGATCAAAAGTCCTTGAAGGTTTGTGACTAGTTACCAGATACTAGAAACTTCTTACCACTGTGCTTTCCAATGAAGGTTGCTTTATGATGTTCTAAGTCCTGTTTAGATTGTTGTTTTGGGTTCATGCACCTTCATCAACTCATTGTCTATATCCACTTATCCTTTAAAGATTGAGGATATAGTTCTTCTCTCTACCGGTTTGAGTggttcttcccacagtccaaaacataCCTTTTAGGTCATGTTGTGGTCTTTCCAAAGAatccttaggtgtgtgtgtgcgcgtgatTGTTAGTCTCCTGTTAGTCTCTGTGTTGCtttgtgacagactggtgaccagTCCAGAGTGTACCCTGCCACTTGCCTAATTTCCTGTGGGTTCAACTACTGATTTCATTCAATGACGTACAAATGATTTTGGTTTTTGATGTTCACTCTTCATTATGAAGGTAATCAAGCAGAACCTCCCTTTCTCCCCTCCAGagatgtttaatttgtttgtaattGAGCTAGCCAGTCTCAAATACCcaacaaatacattattttgtaatttgaggtttttgaaattCAATGATTTAGTTGATTATAATATTTTGCTGGTTATGTTTAAGGCACACCTAAAAACATTACCcttaaacatccaaaaaaattttgaaaagagagagagtggtTATAACCTTAAGGGGACACAGATTTTTAAGAAACCTAAATTCAGAACTTGTTTGAAAGAACGATGTACTTCGATACAAGGAGTCAAACTGTGGAACGACCTGCAAAacgatgttaaaaatgttaaatcattacacatgtttaaaagaatgttaaagattgtttttttgaagaagtATGAAATAGTATAAAGTCAAAGTATAGTATTGTTCAGTTGAGATTGATGATTGaccttgtttctttgttcttcctttgttttctttttttgtcacataagacaaatcaaaaaatttttagttttttttgttttttgttttgatccatAGTTCAGAAAAAGGGGCAGATAttataagattattttcttctttctgctacctttcatttcatttttaaattaatatttttttttttctttgtattaaatttttttctttgtattgaatgaaatgaataaagatttaataataaaaaaaaaaaaaaaaaatgtcttgaagcACCTTCTGACATGTGGCAGAATTCATGGTAGATCCTATgatagagggttttttttggcaACCTCTTTAAGGATCTTGAACATCCTACAGTGGGATACCTGATAACAAACCGTCTGTGACCCTACCAGGCACATAAACGGCAACAATCTTCTTTCTGACGGCCTCAGACAACTCATGTATGTGTGCAGCCACACTTCAACAGCTAAGAGATTATCAAACTAAAAGTCTGAAGATTAAACAATGACAACCTCCTTCAAAAGGCTCCAGCTTTTCTTACCTGAACTCTTGCACGAACAACATCCATAGGGTTTGTGATGGTGGAGGCAGTTGCTGCTGCCATTGGTCCTGCCACAGCCTGCAGAATCAGGTGGGGACATCCACTTGGCGCCATTAAAgataatttttctaaaagtgGAAACAACATTATACATCGTAAGGCCAAGTCGTACAAAAAGtcatgctgaaaaaaacaaaggaaatgtgGCATTGATTTACCTGCATAAAAGTGGTAAAAAGGCCACCAAAGGGCACTGTTGGGAATGTACGTGAGCAGTGATGCCACATAACCCTTATAAAATCCCCTGAAACCATCGGCTGCAAATATCTGCACTGTTATTTCCCGCGATTGTCCGAAAGAAAGTTTGCGTTTAGATGTGGCGAGCATAATTTTTGGCTTCACCTTGAAGCGGGAGGGATGTTCCCCCTGTCCTTGCACCATCAAGTGCTGTGACACTATGTCAATGGGCACGGTGATGGTCTGAGCCACCAGCGACGCTGCCCCTCCCGCCACCACGGACTTGACCGTGTTGCTGGGAGAGTAGTGGGACACGTACTTGCGCACCAGTTCGTAGGTGGTGATGTACGCCTGTCCTGACACCAGAGTGAAGGTGTTGATCATGAAGCCTCGGTAGAGGCCCCTCACGCCCTCCGTTCGCAGGATCTTGCAGAAGGCGTCAAAGGTGCCAGAGTACACGGCCTTCCCTTTCTGCACCTGCAGCCGGGTCCGGATTAGGCTGGCTGGGTAGACCGTGACCCGGGTGGTCAACGTCATAAACACACCCAAGGAGTAGAATTTCTTCTTGTCCAGGTCCTCCCATTCGATAATCTGGACGGCACCTTTCTGCTGCATGGTGCTGGTCAGGCCCTAAAGCCAAAGCGCTGCAGTCCTAAACACTGCTGCTTCCATTATACCTGCATCAGACGGAAGCATTAAGTCAATGACAGAGGACAACCGTGGAACACCAGACCAATATGAAGACCAGACAAACCAGtactaattatttattcatatcatagaatagactttaaaatactgttgttagtttataaatcactgaatggtttagcaccacaatacattaaagatttgctgctgttgtatcaaccttccagacctctcaggttctggttctggtctgctctgcgcccccagaaccagaaccaaatgaggagaagcagcatttagcatctatgcaccaaaaatctggaacaaacttccagaaaactgtaaaacagctgaaacactgacttcctttaaatctcaactaaaaacccatttgtttagaattgtatttgaaacgtaatcaattgcaaatttattgacggaacctgacttgatgttgtttttattgttgattctatgttgcattgtatttttgtgtttgatttgatgtaaagcactttgaaatgccttgttgctgaaatgtgctatacaaataaagtttgatttgattttgatttgatcattttctgctcattgtTTTGCCCTCTATGGTGAAAACATTTGTCTGCTTGTGTTGGCCTATCACTGAACATTTATAATAGACACGTTTAAATGTGTGGTTTTAACATGACCAAATGTTAAGTTGTGAGTGCGAgaacttttgcaaggtactaCAAAAACACACGTTCCTCTATGGATTCGGAACAGTGAGACAAAGTTGTTAATGGCGTTCATTAAATATCTGCAACACTTCACACAATGGCCAAGAGAAGTAAAGCTGTATTACCACAGGGTTCATAAACCCGGAACTGACATGGCTTGTGAAACATATTTGTTAGTCAGTTGGGTCTGTAAGGGGAAGTTTAAGCACATATTCGGCTGCTGACAAATTGGGAGTAAAATAATATCCAACACTAGATGAGCAACTAGCTTTTAAACGTTTGATCAGATCGTCAATAACGTAGTGATGTTTTCGTAGGAAGAGGAAGCACGTGCGAATCACAGCGCGCAGTATACTCGAGCTGCTTTAGCAACAACAAACTGCCATGGGGCTTTCCTATCGAAGAAACTCAAATTAATGTTACCTAAACACACCGACTGAACGTACCCGAATAGTCATTAAGCTCACCGTCCTCGGCCACTGTCGTTTGGGTATCGAAGTTGTTTATTTACACTCGAACGGCCTGCACTGCTGCAACATAATGGAGGGTCATGCCTTCCGTCCATTACTGGTCTGAACAAACATAGTCAAAGGTAAAAGGTCAAGGGTCTAAGCTTTATCAAGACATTTATAAATCGTTATCTGctttaaagttaataaaaaaataaataaaacaagtttgacaAGCATTCTGCTCCAATTTATAGgactgaaatatttactttgccAGTCGTTTGTACAATTGAAGGAAGATGATGCATTCATGATCGGGTAAAAATTCTACTAAAGTACATTACAAGGGTGTCACGAAATAACATTACAGATTTTGACCAATGAAAACTAATAGGTAATAAGCAAAAACATAGATAAAGATTTATACATACATGTAAAATTggttgaataataataataaatactagtctttctttctttcgtcAGTTACACAAACGTTACTCGAGCCAACGGTCCGATGTGCATTGAAAGCAGCACAGTTGACGTCACATgacaacactttttttaaagtcaccGTGCTATTTATGCAAGATACTTCAAGTCATTTCTGACACTGATGCGATTTGAATCTCATATTTGTGGCTTGGCTTTCTTATGACTTAGTTGTCTGTAattatttagcaatatttttatagttttcacTTACGAACCTTGTAGTTATGATTTATCCTAATTTTCTACTTAATAATTATGTTATAgctaaattataattataaaaatacataataataacaacacaCCATCTCATTATTATCGGATACTATGCAAATACTACGAGATACCctttcaaaattttgacttaGCTTTTATAGTTATGCATATCATGATAATGTTAAAGCTAATTAGTGATAGACACTATATCATATTATTATGCCTGAGGAGCATGTAATCTTATTGTGAGATagtattttgtcattattacttattaataataatgataataagaTAGTATCTGAACTCTCACCTGTTACAAATCttgtatttcttaaaaacatggcttttttttatccatataGTTTCTAAAAATTGCTGTTTAATGTTTATTCTACAACAAATTTCTGGTTGGGCGTGACCGAGCAGCTCTGTACTCTGATTGGTTAAATTACGGTTTGCTGTTTTGTAATTGGTCCGCCCTGGGTAGGTTCTGCAGTGGGAGAAGGGGCCCGTGTTGATTTCAGGAGTCATCATGGCGCTCAATGCGACAATTAAAGGTAAAACGAGTCTTTTACGAACCTTCTACGGACAAGTCCGAGTGGCTACAGCGTGTAAACTAATCGAAAAAAACAGTTCTGAAACGGACTCTTCGCTCGTAGGAGAACTTCGGCCTGTTTCACGTGAACGTTATATAAAGGGCCCCGACAGAAAAGCTAGCACGTAGCTAACGCAATAATACAGATATGACAGCTAGtatggcaaaaaagaaaatgctaaaggCTAAACCCGTTGGTGTCTTTCTTGATGCCATTGCCACGACTTTTACCTAAATGATTcctgcttgtgttttgttttataactaaACTGGTTCTTGTTATCTCTAGAAGAGGTTAAGCCGGTAGCTCGATAAGTGCTCTTCACAAGTGTGCTTTACGATAAGAGGGTATGTTAGCTTTTCGCACCTAGGCTAGCTCTGCACCTCTCTTCCTCACCTTGACATTATGAAAACATGCTaagatgttttaatgaaaacctGGCACACAACACTTTTACATTGACCGTTTACAGCCATTACATAATTTATGAAGACTCTGGGTTTTAGTGTTATAATATTTGCTGGGAAAAAGATCGGCCTTTCAGACCAGAACCAGTCAGTGGAAAACTCCAAATTGTAATATATTTAACAAGCAAAAGGTTTCTTGAAAAACTCCCTGCTTTATCAGTGTTTGTCTCTCATATACATTATTACTCTGTTCTTAACTTTACTGCTTTACAGTATTACCTATTATAACACTATTAATGCGTAAACTAATATATAATTACACACCTGTACACACATTCTGCTGCTGCAACCTAGATACCGTtatacagttttttgttttcactctatTAGCATAGCATCTGTATTTATATCTATGTTGTTAATAACAACGCATAAGATTCAACAGTGCATGGTTGTATGTagaatatttatattgtttctAAGTGGTAAATATGTAGAGTTTATACCTGGCTTCACTGTGTGGCATTCAGTTTTCCTACATAGAAAACAAATTGGAAAtttgaattatatattttggataaaatgggaaaagctaatttaaaactTTACCTCATATACAACTGTCTAAATATTATCCAACCATCTCCTCATACTAGTGACTGGAATATgagtgatttgttttaaattattttccattgtAGAAATATCTGCCATACAAATAGTTAAGTCTTGTTAAAATGCCTCAATATTAAATCTGATTTAGTCTGAAAAGAATGGGATTTTGTCATTGAAACTGAGTAGGAAAccattttactttgtttttcttttcactcttgCATCTATTGAAGTGTGAGACTAATCGGGCTCTACtgtgtttattctttttcttgttgctACTCTTTAGTCAGTGGCCATGAATTGGTTTTATCTGTGACAACCTCTTTGTGCATAGAGTCGTTTTATAGCCGGTAAACCTGCAAGgcaatattttgtaaaaatacacaatactgtGTGggtgacaggaaatttgaatgTTAAATCAAGCTGTCGCCTGGAGagaaa belongs to Gambusia affinis linkage group LG08, SWU_Gaff_1.0, whole genome shotgun sequence and includes:
- the slc25a44a gene encoding solute carrier family 25 member 44a; translation: MQQKGAVQIIEWEDLDKKKFYSLGVFMTLTTRVTVYPASLIRTRLQVQKGKAVYSGTFDAFCKILRTEGVRGLYRGFMINTFTLVSGQAYITTYELVRKYVSHYSPSNTVKSVVAGGAASLVAQTITVPIDIVSQHLMVQGQGEHPSRFKVKPKIMLATSKRKLSFGQSREITVQIFAADGFRGFYKGYVASLLTYIPNSALWWPFYHFYAEKLSLMAPSGCPHLILQAVAGPMAAATASTITNPMDVVRARVQVEGHTSVIETFKQLLAEEGIWMMTKGLSARIISSMPTSVLIVVGYETLKRLSLRAELIETRHW